CGGTGATCTCATTCTGTTTGGAAAATGGTCGGGGACAGAGGTCACGATCGATGGCGAAACCCTTCTGATCATGAAGGAGACCGACATCATGGGCATCGTCGAAAAGACCGAAGCGGCTGCCGACAAAGCCGCCTGAGCGTCGAATTTGTGACCAGCATCTCAAGACCGAACTGGGAAGAAATATCATGTCTGCCAAGGAAATCAGGTTCTCCACCGACGCGCGCGACCGCCTGCTACGAGGCGTCGAATTGCTCAACAACGCCGTCAAGGTGACGCTTGGCCCGAAGGGTCGCAACGTCGTCATCGACAAGGCCTATGGCGCACCGCGCATTACCAAGGACGGCGTTAGCGTCGCCAAGGAGATCGAGCTCGCCGACAAGTTCGAGAACATGGGCGCGCAAATGGTGCGCGAGGTGGCTTCGAAGACCAATGATCTTGCCGGCGACGGCACGACGACGGCAACGGTGCTCGCCGCCTCCATCTTCCGCGAAGGCGCAAAGCTCGTCGCTGCCGGCATGAACCCGATGGATCTCAGGCGCGGCATCGATCTCGGCGTCACCGCCGTCGTCAAGGAAATCAAGGCGCGGGCGATGAAGGTCAAATCATCAGGCGAGATCGCCCAGGTCGGCACCATTGCCGCCAATGGCGACGCCGCCATCGGTGAGATGATCGCCAAGGCGATGGACAAGGTCGGCAATGAGGGCGTCATAACGGTCGAAGAGGCGCGAACCGCCGAGACCGAACTCGACGTCGTCGAGGGTATGCAGTTCGACCGCGGCTATCTCTCACCCTATTTCGTCACCAATGCCGAGAAGATGCGCGTGGAACTGGAGGATCCCTATATCCTCGTTCACGAGAAGAAACTTGGCAGCCTGCAGGCGATGCTGCCGATCCTGGAAGCTGTCGTACAGACTGGCAAACCGCTGCTGCTCATCTCGGAGGACGTCGAAGGCGAGGCGCTGGCGACGCTTGTTGTCAACAAGCTGCGCGGCGGCCTGAAGGTCGCAGCCGTCAAGGCGCCGGGTTTCGGTGATCGCCGCAAGGCCATGCTGGAAGACATTGCCGTGCTTACATCAGGCCAGATGATTTCCGAGGATCTCGGCATCAAGCTCGACAACGTCACGCTCGATATGCTCGGCCACGCCAAGCGCGTGCTGATCGACAAGGAGAGCACCACGATCATCGACGGCGCCGGCGACAAAGCAGCCATCCAGGCGCGCATCCAGCAGATCAAGGCGCAGATCGAGGAGACCACCTCCGATTACGACAAGGAAAAGCTGCAGGAACGCCTGGCGAAACTCGCCGGCGGCGTCGCAGTCATCCGCGTCGGCGGCGCCACCGAGACGGAAGTCAAGGAAAAGAAGGACCGCATCGATGACGCGCTGAACGCCACCCGTGCGGCGGTCGAGGAGGGCATCGTGCCCGGCGGCGGCGTGGCACTGTTGCGCGCCAAGTCGGCGCTGACGGGCCTGACCGGGGAGAACGCCGACGTAACGGCGGGCATCTCGATCGTGCTCAGGGCACTCGAAGCCCCGATCCGGCAGATCGCCGACAATGCCGGGTTCGAGGGCTCCATCGTCGTTGGAAAACTCGCCGGCAGCAATAATCACAATCAGGGCTTCGACGCACAGACGGAGACCTATGTCGATATGATCGAGGCCGGCATCGTCGATCCCGCCAAGGTCGTGCGCACCGCTCTGCAGGACGCCGGCTCGATTGCGGCGCTGCTGATCACCGCCGAGGTGATGATCGCCGACATTCCTGCAAGAGACGCCGCCCCTGCAGCCGGAAATGGCGGCATGGGCGATATGGGATACTGAGAACAGCCTGAACTGTTCCGGCGTGGCCGGACGGCGCAACCCGAACAATAGACAGGGAGAATTCCAATGTCCGTGCAGAGCAGCAGCAAGACATCGATCACCCAGCGTTTCGAGAGTTACCAGCCATCCAAGACGCTTCTCGTCTGGGCCTGCGTCGTCACGGCGATCGCCACGATGATTATCGGCTTCAGCTGGGGAGGTTGGGTAACAGGCGGCACGTCAAGCAAAACGGCAGCCGCCGCCGGCGACACCGCACGCGGAGAGCTGGCGTCGGCCATTTGTGTCGAGCGGTTCAATGCGGCGCCGGACGCGAGCGCTAAACTGATCGAGTTCAAGGCGATTACCGAAGGCTACAAGCAGCGGCAGTTCGTCGAGGCCGGCGGTTGGGCGACCATGCCTGGGCAGACTTCACCCGACAGCCGAAGTGTTCAGGCCTGCGCCACCGCGCTTGCCGTCTGACACCATTCAGAGCGCTCCGATATGTGTGCGGAGCGCCTCCACTCTCAAAGCAGGAAATGACCAATGATCCGTTTCGTGAAAAAGAGCGACCCGCAGCCACCCGCAGACGACAACCGCTTCCAGAAAATCCGCGAGGCAGCTGCCGACGAGCATAAGAAAGCCGCCAATGACAGCACGCCCCGCCGCGCGCCGCGGGCGCCGGAAGATGAAGACCCGCTTATCTGAGAGGGTATGGAAAGGCGTCCTTGAACAGGTCTCCAGCGCAGCTGTGTAAAGCCGGCATACGGCGCGATCTGAGGACAGGGACGCACAGGGCTCCTTGAACACCTAGCGATAATCCAGCCAGATCCCGCCGGCATCGGCGGACCGCACGCAGTTTTCTACCCAGCGCACTCCTTCCAGTCCCGCATCGACATCGGGAAAGACCAGTTTTTCGATCCCCGCAGGAGCGAGGCCGCGTTCTCTGTTGATGGCAAAGCCGAAGCGGCGATAGAGGTTCGCCCAGGCTTCGAAGAGACCTTCCGGGTGGCCGCCGCCGATCCGGTCGTCGATCCTGGCCTCGGGATAGAGATAGTCCATGCCACGCTCGAGAATACGGGCCGGTTCGCCTTGGATCTCGTAGGAGAGCTGGTTCGGCCGCTCGTCCCACCATTCGATACTGGCCTTCGAGCCGACGATGCGGATCTTCTGGCCGTGCATGGAGCCGGCATTGACGGCGCTCGACCAGATGGTGGCGATCGCGCCATTATCATATTCCATCAGGGTCACCGCATTGTCTTCGAGCGGCGCTCGGCTTTTGACGAAGCTCTGGCGGGTGCAGAGGAGACGTCTGATCTTGAGGTGCGGCAGGATGACCTTGGCGATATAAAGTGGGTGGGTCCCGACATCGCCGAGGACATAGCTGGGACCTGCGAATTTCGGATCGACGCGCCACCGCGTCGAGGGGTTCAGCTCCTCCACCGCAGCACTATGGAAACCATGGGCGAACTGCAGGCTGACGATGCGGATTTCGCCGAGATCGCCATTCCTGACCATGGCGCGCGCCTGCTCGATCATCTGATGGCCGGCATAACCATAGGTCACGCCGACGATACGGCCGCGCGCCTGGGAAAGTGCCTTCAGCTCTTCGGCTTCGGTGGTCGTGAAGCAGAGCGGCTTTTCGCAGATCACATGCAGATCATGTTCGAGTGCTGCCTTGCAGATCGCAAAATGGGTATTGTTGGGTGTTGCGATCGACACGGCCTCGATGCCGTCGGCCCGCCCGGCCTCGGCTGCAAACATCGTCGCAAAGTCCCGGTAGCTCCGCTCTTCGTCGAGCCCCAGATCGGCGCCGAAGGCGCGACCGCGTTCCGGATCGATATCGAAGGCGCCCGCTGCGAGTTCGAAAACACCGTCGCGATGGGCTGCCGAGCGATGAATATAGCCGATCTGGCTGCCTCTGCCGCCGCCGACCATTCCCCAACGGATCGGCTTTCGCCTGTCATTCGTCATCATCTTTTCCCTAAAAACCAACCGACCGC
This Rhizobium brockwellii DNA region includes the following protein-coding sequences:
- the groL gene encoding chaperonin GroEL (60 kDa chaperone family; promotes refolding of misfolded polypeptides especially under stressful conditions; forms two stacked rings of heptamers to form a barrel-shaped 14mer; ends can be capped by GroES; misfolded proteins enter the barrel where they are refolded when GroES binds), which encodes MSAKEIRFSTDARDRLLRGVELLNNAVKVTLGPKGRNVVIDKAYGAPRITKDGVSVAKEIELADKFENMGAQMVREVASKTNDLAGDGTTTATVLAASIFREGAKLVAAGMNPMDLRRGIDLGVTAVVKEIKARAMKVKSSGEIAQVGTIAANGDAAIGEMIAKAMDKVGNEGVITVEEARTAETELDVVEGMQFDRGYLSPYFVTNAEKMRVELEDPYILVHEKKLGSLQAMLPILEAVVQTGKPLLLISEDVEGEALATLVVNKLRGGLKVAAVKAPGFGDRRKAMLEDIAVLTSGQMISEDLGIKLDNVTLDMLGHAKRVLIDKESTTIIDGAGDKAAIQARIQQIKAQIEETTSDYDKEKLQERLAKLAGGVAVIRVGGATETEVKEKKDRIDDALNATRAAVEEGIVPGGGVALLRAKSALTGLTGENADVTAGISIVLRALEAPIRQIADNAGFEGSIVVGKLAGSNNHNQGFDAQTETYVDMIEAGIVDPAKVVRTALQDAGSIAALLITAEVMIADIPARDAAPAAGNGGMGDMGY
- a CDS encoding Gfo/Idh/MocA family protein, producing the protein MMTNDRRKPIRWGMVGGGRGSQIGYIHRSAAHRDGVFELAAGAFDIDPERGRAFGADLGLDEERSYRDFATMFAAEAGRADGIEAVSIATPNNTHFAICKAALEHDLHVICEKPLCFTTTEAEELKALSQARGRIVGVTYGYAGHQMIEQARAMVRNGDLGEIRIVSLQFAHGFHSAAVEELNPSTRWRVDPKFAGPSYVLGDVGTHPLYIAKVILPHLKIRRLLCTRQSFVKSRAPLEDNAVTLMEYDNGAIATIWSSAVNAGSMHGQKIRIVGSKASIEWWDERPNQLSYEIQGEPARILERGMDYLYPEARIDDRIGGGHPEGLFEAWANLYRRFGFAINRERGLAPAGIEKLVFPDVDAGLEGVRWVENCVRSADAGGIWLDYR